One window of Ictalurus punctatus breed USDA103 chromosome 22, Coco_2.0, whole genome shotgun sequence genomic DNA carries:
- the fam219ab gene encoding protein FAM219A codes for MMEEIDRFQVPTEAEMQALDPASSTASEGDSDTRESEPATLNYKPSPLQRKIEKQRELARKGSLKNGTAGSPVNQQPKKNNVMARTRLVVPNKGYSSLDQSPDEKPLVALDTDSDDDFDVSRYSSSGYSSAEQINQDLNIQLLKDGYRLDEIPDDEDLDLIPPKSVNPTCMCCQATSSSACQIQ; via the exons ATGATGGAGGAGATCGACCGATTCCAAGTGCCGACCGAGGCAGAGATGCAGGCCTTG GATCCAGCGTCCTCTACTGCCTCTGAGGGAGACTCGGACACGAGAGAGAGTGAGCCGGCCACCCTCAACTACAAACCCTCACCACTGCAGAGGAAAATAG AAAAACAGCGAGAGCTGGCCAGGAAGGGTTCTCTGAAGAACGGCACAGCAGGGAGTCCTGTCAACCAGCAGCCCAAGAAGAACAACGTCATGGCCAGAACACG gttGGTGGTTCCCAACAAAGGCTACTCTTCCTTAGACCAAAGCCCAGATGAGAAACCGTTAGTTGCTTTAGACACAGACAG TGATGACGACTTTGACGTGTCCAGATACTCCTCATCGGGATACTCCTCGGCTGAG CAAATAAACCAGGACCTGAACATCCAGCTGCTGAAGGATGGATACAGGCTGGATGAGATCCCCGATGACGAAGATCTGGACCTCATCCCTCCAAAATCGGTCAACCCAACCTGCATGTGTTGCCAAGCCACGTCTTCATCCGCCTGCCAGATCCAGTAa
- the ela3l gene encoding elastase 3 like, whose amino-acid sequence MLPFVLASVLIAGALGCGVPPIQPLTTRVVNGVDAIPHSWPWQISLQYLRDDEWRHTCGGSLIATNWVMTAAHCINKQNTYRVYVGKYNLVEQEAGSKAMTPEKIIVHEKWNPIFVAFGFDVALIKLTEHVTLSDTVRLTCLPPAGTILPNNYPCYITGWGRTSTGGPIADRLQQALMPVVDHATCSKPDWWGPGLKDTLLCSGGDGIVAGCNGDSGGPLNCKNAQGVWEVHGIASFVSGLGCNYEKKPTVFTRVSAYNDWINQVMIDN is encoded by the exons ATGCTACCATTCGTTTTGGCATCGGTGCTCATCGCTGGCG CTTTGGGGTGCGGTGTTCCCCCCATCCAGCCCCTCACCACCCGCGTGGTCAATGGAGTGGACGCCATTCCTCACAGCTGGCCCTGGCAG atCTCTCTGCAGTACCTGCGAGATGATGAGTGGAGACACACTTGCGGAGGATCGCTGATCGCCACCAACTGGGTGATGACCGCTGCTCATTGTATCAA CAAACAGAACACCTACCGTGTGTATGTGGGAAAATACAACCTGGTGGAACAGGAGGCTGGATCCAAAGCCATGACTCCTGAGAAGATCATCGTTCATGAGAAGTGGAACCCCATCTTTGTAGCTTTCGG GTTTGACGTTGCTCTGATTAAACTCACTGAACACGTGACCCTGAGCGACACCGTGCGGTTGACCTGCTTGCCTCCTGCTGGTACCATCCTCCCCAACAACTACCCCTGCTACATCACCGGCTGGGGCAGAACCTCCA CTGGAGGTCCCATCGCTGATAGGCTGCAGCAGGCTCTGATGCCTGTCGTCGACCACGCCACCTGCTCCAAACCCGACTGGTGGGGTCCTGGGCTGAAAGACACTCTGCTGTGCTCTGGTGGTGATGGCATCGTCGCTGGCTGCAAC GGTGACTCTGGTGGTCCTCTCAACTGTAAGAACGCACAGGGTGTGTGGGAAGTGCACGGCATTGCCAGCTTCGTCTCAGGCCTCGGCTGCAACTACGAGAAGAAACCCACTGTCTTCACCCGCGTGTCCGCCTACAACGACTGGATCAACCAG GTTATGATTGATAATTAA